A section of the Candidatus Poribacteria bacterium genome encodes:
- a CDS encoding sigma-70 family RNA polymerase sigma factor has protein sequence MKDRPERKKDGVAVDALRMWIRQIAKSKILSHEEEVELAKRMEQGDQEAREKLINSNLRLVVSVALKYKDYGVPLADLIQEGNIGLIKAVEKFDYRKGYKFSTYAIWWIRQAILRALDNHARLVRVPSYVIAKVSKVDETIAKLGQKYGREPSVKEIADEIGMREAEVRDLLSIPSEPISIDTPMFGDEMSTIGDFIEDKGPSPEQQALGSIIRQERIDELLSVLTPKEKEIIKLRFGLAEEEEGEGKTLREIGERFNVTRERIRQIEAEALQKLKKWSETGGFQWLKDEV, from the coding sequence ATGAAGGATAGACCCGAAAGAAAGAAGGATGGCGTGGCCGTGGATGCCTTGAGGATGTGGATCAGGCAGATTGCTAAAAGCAAGATCCTTTCCCATGAGGAGGAGGTAGAGCTGGCCAAGAGGATGGAGCAGGGTGATCAGGAGGCAAGGGAGAAACTGATAAACTCCAATCTGAGGCTCGTCGTCAGCGTTGCCCTCAAGTATAAAGACTACGGCGTGCCGCTGGCAGATCTGATACAGGAGGGAAACATCGGCCTTATAAAGGCGGTGGAGAAGTTCGATTATAGGAAAGGATACAAGTTCAGCACATATGCCATCTGGTGGATACGACAGGCAATTCTCAGAGCGCTGGACAATCACGCCCGGCTGGTGAGAGTCCCCTCCTATGTGATAGCCAAGGTCTCCAAAGTGGACGAGACCATCGCCAAGCTGGGACAGAAATACGGCAGGGAGCCTTCCGTTAAGGAGATCGCCGATGAGATTGGAATGAGGGAGGCAGAGGTCAGAGATCTCCTCTCCATCCCCTCCGAGCCGATCTCCATAGATACCCCTATGTTCGGCGATGAGATGTCGACGATAGGGGATTTCATAGAGGATAAAGGGCCTTCACCCGAACAACAGGCGCTCGGAAGCATCATCAGACAGGAGAGAATCGATGAGCTTCTGAGTGTGCTAACACCCAAGGAAAAGGAGATCATAAAGCTCCGCTTCGGACTTGCCGAAGAGGAAGAAGGTGAGGGCAAAACGTTGAGAGAGATAGGGGAGAGGTTTAACGTCACGCGCGAGAGGATAAGACAGATAGAGGCCGAAGCCCTCCAAAAGCTGAAAAAATGGTCGGAAACGGGCGGATTCCAGTGGCTTAAGGACGAGGTTTAA